Proteins from one Lachnospiraceae bacterium KGMB03038 genomic window:
- the ybaK gene encoding Cys-tRNA(Pro) deacylase, translating to MGKNQEKTNVMRILDQKKINYESHNYLETGAVSGLDVVKALGQDPDRAFKTLVTVGKSKEHYVFVVPVSQELNLKKAAQSVGEKSIEMIKSKELLPLTGYVHGGCSPIGMKKQFTTTIDQSAERFERIMFSAGKIGYQVEVGLEDLAKVIRFQLAEIAE from the coding sequence ATGGGGAAAAATCAGGAAAAGACGAATGTGATGCGGATCTTGGACCAGAAAAAAATCAATTATGAAAGCCACAATTATCTGGAAACCGGAGCTGTCAGCGGATTGGATGTGGTAAAAGCCTTGGGCCAGGATCCGGATCGGGCGTTCAAAACCTTGGTAACAGTAGGAAAATCCAAAGAACATTACGTGTTCGTGGTTCCGGTGAGCCAGGAGCTGAATTTGAAGAAAGCGGCCCAGAGTGTAGGAGAAAAAAGCATTGAGATGATCAAGTCAAAAGAGCTGCTTCCTCTGACGGGCTATGTACATGGAGGCTGTTCCCCTATTGGCATGAAGAAACAGTTTACCACGACTATTGACCAGAGCGCAGAGCGGTTTGAGCGGATCATGTTCAGCGCGGGGAAGATCGGATACCAAGTGGAAGTAGGACTGGAAGATCTGGCGAAAGTCATCCGCTTCCAACTGGCAGAGATTGCGGAGTAG
- a CDS encoding GNAT family N-acetyltransferase: MIREVKKQELQRVAEIWLAANLDAHDFIPEAYWRDHLEMVRELLAKAWICVCEEEGKILGFLGMNGDHIEGIFVEKSQRGRGIGKLLLDYVKGFKKKLELHVYEKNSRAVRFYQREKFWISSEGIDEDTGEKEYCMLYNETTEY; the protein is encoded by the coding sequence TTGATCAGGGAAGTGAAAAAACAGGAGCTCCAAAGAGTTGCGGAAATCTGGCTGGCGGCAAACCTGGATGCCCACGATTTTATCCCGGAAGCTTACTGGAGGGATCATTTGGAAATGGTGCGGGAATTGCTTGCCAAGGCATGGATCTGTGTCTGTGAAGAAGAGGGGAAGATCTTAGGCTTCCTTGGAATGAACGGGGATCATATCGAAGGGATTTTTGTGGAGAAGAGTCAGCGAGGCCGGGGAATCGGAAAGCTGCTTTTAGACTATGTGAAAGGTTTTAAAAAGAAGCTGGAACTGCATGTGTATGAGAAAAACAGCCGGGCAGTACGTTTCTACCAAAGAGAAAAATTCTGGATTTCTTCAGAAGGAATTGACGAAGATACAGGGGAAAAAGAATATTGTATGCTATATAATGAAACGACGGAATATTAA
- a CDS encoding kinase to dihydroxyacetone kinase produces MLEFRYDTQLLIEGEDLDEDQISQYFTQHFQGDCLLAVGDEELIKIHFHTNEPWKVLEYCASLGEIYDIVIEDMDRQARGLKG; encoded by the coding sequence ATGTTAGAGTTTCGTTATGATACTCAGCTTTTGATCGAGGGAGAAGATCTGGATGAAGACCAGATCAGCCAGTATTTTACCCAGCATTTTCAAGGAGACTGTCTGCTGGCTGTGGGAGATGAAGAGTTGATCAAGATTCATTTTCACACCAATGAACCCTGGAAAGTGTTGGAGTACTGCGCTTCTCTTGGGGAAATCTATGACATTGTGATTGAAGACATGGACCGGCAGGCCAGAGGATTGAAAGGATAA
- a CDS encoding ABC transporter permease has product MNLISYLSMELKKIRRSHILWILLIPIVILWIPSVVNSGMNFEMQAEGISPENNFFIQGFLGLAWFMYPATLVIGTVLLNQTERRDGGIRKMLALPVSLPTLCLAKFLVLLLLAAIQLGFMDLLYFPAAMIAGAMNDYDLMISPLLVLRETGLIYLSAIPMTAFFWMVAVWIRTAVFSMGIGLASIVPSVLVMNSKVWFCYPMCYPFYMVTVLQGEMAANFDTFQIDLIPWIPAAILITLICLALACLGFGRAERKE; this is encoded by the coding sequence ATGAATCTGATCAGTTATCTTTCGATGGAACTGAAGAAAATACGCCGTTCACATATTTTGTGGATTCTGCTGATCCCTATCGTGATCCTGTGGATACCATCGGTGGTGAATTCCGGGATGAACTTTGAGATGCAGGCGGAGGGGATCTCGCCGGAAAATAATTTTTTCATCCAGGGCTTTTTGGGACTTGCCTGGTTCATGTATCCGGCCACGCTGGTGATCGGAACCGTTCTTTTAAACCAGACAGAGCGGCGGGACGGAGGCATCCGGAAAATGCTGGCCCTGCCGGTGTCTCTGCCGACCCTTTGCCTGGCAAAATTCTTAGTATTACTGCTTCTTGCGGCGATCCAGCTTGGATTTATGGACCTGCTGTATTTTCCAGCGGCAATGATCGCTGGAGCGATGAACGACTATGATCTGATGATCTCGCCGCTGCTGGTACTGCGGGAGACAGGACTGATCTATCTGTCTGCGATCCCCATGACGGCTTTCTTCTGGATGGTGGCGGTCTGGATCCGGACAGCCGTATTTTCCATGGGGATCGGCTTGGCTTCTATTGTGCCGTCCGTGCTGGTCATGAACAGCAAAGTTTGGTTCTGTTATCCCATGTGCTATCCCTTCTATATGGTAACTGTCCTGCAAGGAGAGATGGCCGCTAACTTTGATACCTTCCAGATAGATCTGATCCCCTGGATTCCAGCGGCAATACTGATCACTTTGATCTGTTTGGCGTTGGCCTGCCTGGGATTTGGAAGAGCGGAAAGGAAAGAGTAA
- a CDS encoding ABC transporter permease: MKLLLEIRKMKRTGYYLAFLVGALLAGAFPVVNLAARSDTFTSQNLPTLEILLEANWQMIDMLDLFLLVIGSCVLYHIEFADDGIRKMETLPRNMGGMFAGKTILLAGSLALGMAIEALSLLLCQIRWFSDRQENIWEFGKELVKVFGYELILFFPACVLSMVIASLFKNMWISLGIGVIAMFTAIMMPMDQIGWAAFPYAMPFWTLPAAQSGDWVGPLLLLAVAETVLFCGAEGVILRERRKR, from the coding sequence ATGAAACTGCTTCTGGAGATCCGGAAAATGAAGCGGACCGGGTATTATCTGGCCTTTCTTGTGGGAGCGCTTCTGGCGGGAGCGTTTCCAGTCGTAAATCTGGCCGCGCGTTCAGATACCTTTACCAGCCAGAATCTGCCCACATTGGAAATCCTGCTGGAGGCTAACTGGCAGATGATCGACATGCTGGATCTGTTCCTTTTGGTGATCGGCTCTTGTGTACTGTATCATATTGAATTTGCTGATGATGGAATCCGTAAGATGGAAACACTGCCAAGAAATATGGGAGGCATGTTTGCCGGCAAGACGATTCTGCTGGCTGGTTCTCTTGCTCTGGGGATGGCGATCGAGGCGCTGTCGCTTTTGCTCTGCCAGATCCGGTGGTTTTCTGACCGGCAGGAGAACATTTGGGAGTTTGGGAAGGAACTGGTAAAGGTATTTGGCTATGAACTGATTTTGTTTTTCCCGGCCTGCGTATTGTCCATGGTGATCGCTTCCCTTTTTAAAAATATGTGGATTTCTCTGGGAATCGGAGTGATCGCGATGTTTACAGCCATTATGATGCCAATGGATCAGATCGGGTGGGCGGCATTTCCTTACGCTATGCCCTTTTGGACCCTTCCGGCGGCACAGTCAGGAGACTGGGTGGGGCCCCTGCTTTTGCTGGCGGTTGCAGAGACTGTTCTTTTTTGCGGAGCGGAAGGTGTGATTTTACGAGAGAGGAGGAAACGGTAA
- a CDS encoding ABC transporter ATP-binding protein translates to MKSMIETRKLTKRYGDFTAVSNLDLHIERGRVYGFLGPNGAGKSTTMKMLLGMTVPSSGNFRINGKTYARHRKEILSEIGSFIEAPAFYGNLTGEENLDLIRKILGLPKESVEEALETVGLIPYRKRLARKYSLGMKQRLGLAGALLGRPPVLILDEPTNGLDPSGIHEIRTLIRELPRRYDCTVLVSSHLLPEIELMADDVGILNHGRLLFEGTLEDLRRYARERGLPTDPLEETFLALIEEDNLAMGKAGRWKK, encoded by the coding sequence ATGAAATCTATGATAGAAACACGGAAACTGACGAAACGATATGGAGATTTTACAGCGGTCTCAAACTTAGATCTGCACATTGAGCGGGGCCGGGTATATGGATTTCTGGGACCTAATGGGGCGGGAAAATCAACAACCATGAAAATGCTGCTGGGAATGACGGTTCCCTCATCGGGAAATTTTCGGATCAACGGGAAGACCTATGCCAGACATCGCAAGGAGATTTTAAGTGAGATCGGCTCTTTTATCGAGGCGCCCGCTTTCTATGGGAATCTGACAGGCGAGGAGAATCTGGACCTGATCCGCAAGATCTTGGGCCTGCCAAAGGAAAGTGTGGAAGAAGCGCTGGAGACGGTGGGACTTATTCCTTACCGGAAGCGGCTGGCCAGGAAATATTCTCTGGGGATGAAACAGCGGCTGGGACTGGCTGGCGCGCTCCTTGGGAGACCGCCGGTATTGATTCTGGATGAACCCACCAACGGGCTGGACCCGTCCGGGATTCATGAGATCCGTACGCTGATCCGGGAACTGCCCAGAAGATATGACTGTACTGTGCTGGTATCTTCCCATTTGCTGCCGGAGATCGAACTGATGGCGGACGACGTGGGAATCCTGAATCATGGAAGACTGCTGTTTGAAGGCACGTTAGAAGACTTGCGCAGATACGCAAGAGAGAGAGGGCTGCCCACCGATCCTCTGGAGGAGACCTTCCTGGCGTTGATCGAAGAAGATAACCTGGCGATGGGAAAAGCGGGGAGGTGGAAGAAATGA
- a CDS encoding response regulator transcription factor — MNLDYLKHKKLLLVDDEPGLLDMVTDILKEDGYQNLKTAGTVKEALKLCQDWKPDFAILDVMLPDGDGFSLLQAIRTFSDLPVLFLTARGEDEDKFKGLGLGADDYLVKPFLPRELTLRIGTILRRCYKEESPLVRLAACQIDFERAEVIKDGQHLPLTAKEFALLQALHRGAGKIVTIDLLCEAAWGENPFGYENSLMAHIRRIREKIEANPSKPCSLITVKGLGYKLLTED; from the coding sequence ATGAATCTGGATTATCTAAAACATAAGAAACTGCTCTTGGTAGACGACGAACCGGGGCTTTTGGATATGGTCACAGACATTTTAAAGGAAGATGGATATCAGAATCTGAAAACTGCCGGAACGGTAAAAGAAGCGTTAAAGCTATGCCAGGACTGGAAGCCGGATTTTGCCATCCTGGATGTGATGCTCCCAGACGGGGACGGATTCTCTCTTCTTCAGGCCATTCGGACTTTCTCGGATCTTCCGGTGCTGTTTCTGACGGCCCGCGGGGAGGACGAAGATAAATTTAAGGGTCTGGGATTGGGGGCCGACGACTATCTGGTAAAACCATTTCTCCCAAGAGAACTGACCCTTCGCATCGGCACGATCCTTCGCCGCTGCTACAAGGAAGAATCTCCCCTGGTCCGTCTGGCTGCCTGCCAGATCGACTTTGAGCGGGCGGAGGTCATCAAAGACGGACAGCATCTTCCCCTGACTGCCAAAGAGTTTGCTCTGCTCCAGGCTCTTCACCGAGGCGCGGGAAAGATCGTTACCATCGATCTGCTCTGCGAAGCCGCCTGGGGTGAGAATCCATTTGGCTATGAAAACTCTCTGATGGCCCATATCCGGCGCATCCGGGAGAAGATCGAGGCCAACCCCTCCAAGCCCTGCTCTCTTATTACAGTCAAAGGGCTTGGTTACAAGCTTCTGACGGAGGATTGA
- a CDS encoding two-component sensor histidine kinase has protein sequence MKSTLKLIRRFFTILVLSVLLLLVVNLTLFIAVTWKTVGGQSPWKMAESISSSLLIQEDGSYQLDASSADLLARQDTWAILVENGSGNVIWQSDGLPSQIPLHYSLSEMSQALRGYVADYPTTYASHGEDLLILGHPKTSYWKLMWNTFDYSMISNAPKTMLLFLGFNACIILIIYLASTSGILRAVKPIVQGVEALPDGQDIAVREKGLFSQLAASINRTSQRLRTQEYQLKKKEAARADWIAGVSHDVRTPLSMIMGYAVQLEEDTALPKEARKKAGTIRLQSIRMKNLINDLNLASKLEYHTQPVHLASVNTVALLRKIVVDFLNLDPEGTYPITWDTDEALTVCLIQADENLLQRAVSNLIVNAQVHNPEGCSITVRLTKEEPQCRITVADNGCGISDEDLVTLRSTPHYLLSDGSIGGQRHGLGLLIVRQIAEVHGGQVEIGHSESGGFQADILLPC, from the coding sequence ATGAAGAGCACATTGAAACTGATCCGGCGTTTTTTTACGATCCTGGTTCTATCTGTTCTTTTGCTTCTGGTGGTGAATCTAACTCTATTCATCGCCGTCACCTGGAAAACAGTGGGGGGACAAAGTCCCTGGAAAATGGCAGAGTCCATCTCTTCTTCCTTATTGATACAGGAAGATGGGAGTTATCAGCTTGACGCTTCTTCGGCGGATCTTCTGGCCCGTCAGGATACCTGGGCCATCCTGGTAGAAAATGGATCTGGAAATGTAATCTGGCAAAGCGACGGACTTCCTTCCCAGATTCCCCTCCATTATAGCCTGTCTGAAATGTCCCAGGCTCTCCGGGGATATGTGGCTGATTATCCCACCACATATGCCAGCCACGGAGAGGATCTTTTGATCCTGGGACATCCAAAGACCTCTTATTGGAAATTAATGTGGAACACCTTTGACTACAGCATGATCAGCAATGCTCCGAAAACAATGCTGTTATTCCTTGGCTTTAACGCCTGTATCATCCTGATCATCTATCTTGCCTCCACCTCCGGTATCCTGCGGGCGGTCAAGCCTATTGTCCAGGGCGTGGAGGCTCTTCCTGACGGTCAGGATATCGCGGTCCGGGAGAAAGGCCTGTTCTCTCAGCTTGCGGCCTCCATCAACCGGACCAGCCAGCGCCTGCGTACCCAGGAATACCAACTGAAGAAAAAGGAAGCGGCCAGAGCCGACTGGATCGCCGGCGTCTCCCACGATGTACGCACTCCTCTTTCCATGATCATGGGATACGCCGTCCAGCTGGAGGAAGACACAGCGCTTCCCAAAGAGGCAAGAAAAAAGGCCGGTACCATCCGGCTACAGAGCATACGTATGAAAAATCTGATCAACGACCTGAATCTGGCCTCGAAACTGGAATACCACACCCAGCCCGTTCACCTTGCGTCAGTCAACACAGTCGCTCTGCTGCGCAAGATTGTAGTGGATTTCCTGAATCTGGACCCTGAAGGAACTTATCCCATCACCTGGGACACAGACGAAGCTTTAACTGTCTGCCTTATCCAAGCCGATGAAAACCTGCTCCAAAGAGCCGTCTCTAACCTGATCGTTAACGCCCAGGTACACAATCCAGAAGGCTGTTCCATAACGGTGCGACTTACAAAGGAAGAGCCTCAGTGCCGGATCACCGTTGCCGATAATGGCTGCGGTATCTCCGATGAAGACCTCGTGACCCTCCGGAGTACGCCCCACTACCTCTTATCCGATGGCAGCATCGGAGGACAGCGTCACGGACTGGGACTTTTGATCGTCCGGCAGATCGCAGAAGTCCATGGCGGCCAGGTAGAGATCGGCCATTCAGAAAGCGGAGGTTTTCAAGCAGATATCCTGCTGCCATGTTAA
- a CDS encoding sodium:solute symporter family protein produces MSNVGLIILGIYTLSLLGIAFYASRQDKKNIKDFATAGSSLGVFVLTLTFSATYHSSYAFLGASGFVYNNGIGWWVNGIWTVFPGVMFWVIGRRFWYLGKTRGYISMSQYISDVYQNKTIGLLVTVIALVFTVPYVAMQAIGSGYIFEVISGGKLSYAFGTIMFFAIMIILVWMGGMKGVAITDAAQGVFMWIGMVIGSYIIVTQNYGSISGAYEAIHQAVPELLTLPGPQGVVTPTDWISRWLVVTIGMMMFPHVTLRFFSGKSLKVLKWSSVFSSIYLTSIYIFTPAVGMIGNLLMPDLASPDTVFPEMLLKYTPIVFAALVISGALAASMSTGDSQLHAVSTMVSTDVYKTYVNKEATEYQQYRVARLGTLIFGFLSVIVALMRPGLISDILALANGGVAALAPAMLGGVYWKRSTPAAAVSSICIGEAIMLFTTFVIPDPFGVMAGVWGLGAALIIFVVVSLITKPVKETGEIIDSINGFFAG; encoded by the coding sequence ATGAGTAATGTAGGATTGATCATTCTTGGGATTTATACTTTATCTTTACTTGGGATTGCATTCTACGCTTCCAGACAAGATAAGAAAAACATCAAAGATTTTGCCACGGCAGGAAGTTCTCTTGGCGTTTTTGTACTAACTTTGACGTTTAGCGCAACCTACCACAGCTCTTATGCATTTCTAGGAGCCAGCGGTTTTGTATATAATAATGGCATCGGCTGGTGGGTCAATGGAATCTGGACCGTATTTCCGGGCGTAATGTTTTGGGTTATTGGAAGGCGGTTTTGGTATCTTGGAAAGACCAGAGGTTATATCTCTATGTCCCAGTATATCAGCGATGTATACCAGAATAAGACTATCGGCCTTTTAGTCACAGTAATCGCGCTGGTTTTTACAGTTCCTTATGTAGCAATGCAGGCCATAGGTTCCGGTTATATTTTCGAAGTGATCAGTGGTGGAAAGCTGAGTTATGCGTTTGGAACGATCATGTTTTTTGCGATTATGATCATCTTGGTCTGGATGGGTGGAATGAAAGGTGTGGCTATCACGGATGCGGCACAGGGAGTTTTCATGTGGATCGGGATGGTGATCGGTTCGTACATCATTGTGACCCAGAATTACGGAAGCATCAGCGGAGCTTATGAGGCAATCCATCAGGCGGTGCCAGAACTTTTGACATTGCCCGGCCCCCAAGGAGTTGTAACACCGACAGACTGGATTTCCAGATGGTTGGTAGTGACTATCGGAATGATGATGTTCCCGCATGTGACGCTTCGGTTTTTCTCAGGGAAATCCTTGAAGGTCTTAAAATGGTCTTCCGTATTTTCGTCTATTTATCTGACGTCTATCTATATATTTACACCGGCGGTAGGGATGATCGGCAATCTGCTTATGCCGGATCTGGCGTCACCGGATACCGTTTTTCCAGAAATGCTTCTAAAGTACACGCCTATCGTATTTGCGGCGCTTGTAATATCCGGGGCGCTGGCCGCCTCTATGTCTACGGGAGATTCCCAGCTTCATGCGGTCAGCACCATGGTATCTACGGATGTTTATAAAACCTACGTTAATAAAGAGGCGACGGAATACCAGCAGTATAGAGTGGCAAGATTGGGAACACTGATCTTTGGCTTTTTATCCGTGATCGTGGCATTGATGCGGCCGGGATTGATCAGTGACATCCTTGCGCTGGCAAATGGCGGTGTGGCAGCGCTGGCACCAGCTATGCTGGGAGGCGTTTACTGGAAGAGATCGACACCTGCCGCGGCGGTCAGCAGCATCTGTATCGGTGAAGCGATTATGCTTTTTACCACCTTCGTGATCCCTGATCCATTTGGGGTTATGGCGGGAGTCTGGGGGCTCGGTGCGGCACTGATCATATTTGTAGTAGTAAGCCTTATTACAAAACCAGTCAAAGAGACAGGAGAAATCATTGATTCGATTAATGGATTTTTTGCAGGGTAA
- a CDS encoding creatininase family protein produces the protein MSQWLQEKCWKEAGRLAEESKGVAILPIGSIEQHGYHMPLGTDSYVAITLAEDAANETKAVIVPPVWFGWSPHHMVLPGTITIRPEILMGLVYDIAASLKQHGFDKIIMINGHRIVNVIWMQMAAEKIQREIGATVKIFDPAYMSKDIVGELGFGEVGHAEEVETSHMMYRYPELVHLELAKDNPIKSQELYSVDPAFMHDTLCYVPSTYAHAEKNAQIAGGTTGEPTKSDAEKGKKYHEHLVERLVCVIQKMQED, from the coding sequence ATGAGTCAATGGCTACAGGAAAAATGTTGGAAAGAAGCAGGAAGATTAGCGGAAGAAAGCAAGGGCGTTGCGATACTTCCAATTGGAAGCATTGAGCAGCATGGATATCACATGCCTCTTGGTACAGACAGCTATGTGGCGATCACGCTGGCAGAAGATGCGGCAAATGAGACAAAAGCAGTGATCGTCCCGCCGGTATGGTTTGGATGGAGTCCGCATCATATGGTTCTTCCGGGAACAATCACCATTCGCCCGGAAATCTTGATGGGACTGGTTTATGATATTGCCGCTTCCTTAAAACAGCATGGATTTGACAAGATCATAATGATTAATGGACACCGGATCGTAAATGTGATCTGGATGCAGATGGCAGCCGAGAAGATCCAGCGGGAAATAGGGGCTACTGTTAAAATTTTCGACCCGGCCTATATGTCTAAAGATATTGTGGGCGAACTTGGATTTGGAGAGGTCGGACACGCGGAAGAGGTGGAGACTTCTCACATGATGTACCGATATCCGGAGTTGGTCCACCTGGAACTGGCAAAGGACAATCCGATCAAAAGTCAGGAGTTGTATTCTGTAGATCCAGCGTTTATGCATGATACCTTATGTTACGTTCCAAGTACATACGCACACGCAGAGAAAAACGCTCAGATCGCAGGAGGAACAACGGGAGAACCGACTAAGTCGGATGCTGAGAAAGGAAAAAAATATCACGAGCATCTAGTAGAACGATTAGTCTGTGTAATTCAAAAAATGCAGGAAGACTGA
- a CDS encoding Crp/Fnr family transcriptional regulator — translation MIKIVQFFRRCLMKSYRQKNLEAFSSLGIQKDFPSKTILEVSGRPKSYVYLLLHGHVRQYFIAPEGTEKTLLLLSRGDLFGEITCLQQDHDQVFTQALSSVSVCQIPVKDFIALLQNDSSISYAVNQMLSYKFRILMAQLQDSSFCDAGERLKNLLLRLSAQQGRKTEYGIQIPCRYTHEELAGMISSTRSTVSRKMKFLREEGFLTIRGRYLYIHPPAED, via the coding sequence ATGATAAAAATTGTGCAATTTTTCAGGAGGTGTCTCATGAAATCTTATCGTCAAAAAAATCTAGAAGCCTTTTCCAGTCTTGGTATCCAAAAAGATTTTCCCTCCAAAACTATTTTAGAAGTCAGCGGAAGGCCAAAATCTTATGTTTATCTTCTTCTGCATGGACATGTCCGACAGTATTTTATCGCTCCAGAAGGAACGGAAAAAACCCTTCTTCTGCTGTCACGAGGCGATCTTTTTGGTGAGATCACCTGCTTGCAGCAGGATCATGACCAAGTATTTACCCAGGCCCTGTCTTCTGTATCTGTCTGTCAGATTCCTGTCAAAGATTTTATCGCCCTTCTTCAAAATGACAGTTCTATTTCTTATGCGGTCAACCAAATGCTGTCTTATAAATTTCGGATTCTTATGGCGCAATTACAGGATTCTTCCTTCTGTGATGCCGGGGAACGTCTGAAAAATCTCCTTTTGCGCCTGTCTGCCCAGCAGGGGAGGAAGACCGAATATGGCATCCAGATTCCCTGCCGCTATACGCATGAAGAGCTGGCCGGAATGATCTCCTCCACCAGAAGTACCGTATCGAGAAAAATGAAATTTCTGCGGGAAGAAGGATTCCTTACCATTCGCGGGCGTTATCTTTACATCCATCCGCCTGCAGAAGATTAA
- a CDS encoding response regulator transcription factor, whose product MVPIYLCDDDPKIRRMIREKLEREILISGYDMKVVMDTGSPRELLAVVGESGKRGIYFLDVDLKDQEYTGFTLGQALRAIDSRGFLIYVTAYRELAFETFRYKVEALDYIVKENQEEMFQDVRRCLQVSAERMKQEQEEDRPYFTVRFMDTVRHVPMEEILYFETGDKSHRIILRTLTESIDFTGSIQELEQTLGRQFLRVHRAYLVNTRQIKGLDMKERKILFPDGKTCYFSRNKKKVLLQVMETKISI is encoded by the coding sequence ATGGTTCCAATATATCTTTGTGACGATGATCCTAAAATTCGTAGAATGATTCGCGAGAAACTGGAGAGGGAGATCTTGATTTCCGGTTATGATATGAAAGTTGTGATGGATACAGGCAGCCCAAGGGAGTTGCTTGCTGTTGTGGGAGAGAGTGGAAAAAGAGGAATTTATTTTTTAGATGTGGATCTGAAAGACCAGGAATATACAGGTTTTACTTTGGGACAGGCTCTGCGGGCTATAGATTCCAGAGGATTTTTGATCTATGTGACAGCCTACCGGGAACTGGCTTTTGAAACTTTTCGGTATAAGGTAGAAGCGTTGGATTATATTGTGAAAGAAAATCAAGAAGAAATGTTTCAAGATGTCCGCAGATGCCTGCAGGTATCGGCAGAGCGGATGAAACAGGAGCAGGAAGAAGACAGACCCTATTTTACAGTAAGATTCATGGATACCGTGCGTCATGTGCCCATGGAAGAAATCCTATATTTTGAAACCGGGGACAAAAGTCACAGGATCATTCTACGGACCTTGACAGAAAGTATAGATTTTACCGGAAGTATCCAGGAACTGGAACAGACGTTGGGGAGACAATTCCTTCGGGTCCATCGGGCCTATTTGGTAAATACCCGGCAGATCAAGGGATTGGATATGAAGGAAAGGAAGATTCTGTTTCCCGATGGAAAGACTTGCTATTTTTCTCGTAATAAGAAAAAAGTTCTGCTCCAAGTGATGGAAACGAAGATTTCCATTTAA